One stretch of Lysobacter sp. KIS68-7 DNA includes these proteins:
- the mutL gene encoding DNA mismatch repair endonuclease MutL: MPIRQLPDTLINQIAAGEVVERPASVVKELVENALDAGARRVEIDLEEGGIRLIRVRDDGGGIPPEELPLAVSRHATSKIASLDDLEAVATLGFRGEALPSIASVSRFELASRHTGNAHGASLQVEGGRIGEVAPKAHPPGTTVEVRDLFYNVPARRKFLRAERTELGHIEEWLRSLALARPDVELRVSHNGRPARRYRGDGMLASTDRLFETLGEEFAKHALRVDHAGAGLRLHGWIAQPVYNRASADQQYLYVNGRSVRDRNVAHAVKQAYGDVLFHGRQPAYVLFLEVDPRTVDVNVHPAKHEVRFRESRLVHDFTYRTLQQALAETRAGASADVAPVTEVAARTWVGPSSWQGSAQSGLALRVEDTRVAYAALYGGSGTEVLAPPMPMAEARDDAPPPLGYAIAQLHGIYILAENAEGLIVVDMHAAHERIGYEKLKCAHDGAGLRTQPLLVPMSVAVSEREADVAERESATLAELGFELTRAGPGSLRLRSVPALLADGDVEALLRDVLADLREHGDTRRIAAARDELLATMACHGAVRANRRLGLPEMNALLREMEATERSGQCNHGRPTWTRVPLADIDKWFLRGR; this comes from the coding sequence GTGCCGATCCGCCAACTCCCGGACACCCTGATCAACCAGATCGCCGCGGGCGAGGTCGTCGAACGGCCTGCGTCGGTGGTGAAGGAACTCGTCGAGAACGCACTCGACGCCGGCGCGCGTCGCGTCGAGATCGACCTGGAAGAGGGCGGCATCCGCCTGATCCGCGTGCGCGACGACGGCGGCGGCATTCCGCCGGAAGAACTTCCGCTCGCGGTGTCGCGCCACGCCACCAGCAAGATCGCCTCGCTCGACGACCTGGAAGCCGTGGCCACGCTCGGCTTCCGTGGCGAAGCGCTGCCGTCGATCGCGTCGGTCAGCCGCTTCGAACTCGCCTCGCGCCATACCGGCAACGCCCATGGCGCGTCGCTGCAGGTCGAAGGCGGCCGCATCGGCGAGGTCGCGCCGAAAGCGCATCCGCCGGGCACCACCGTCGAAGTGCGCGACCTGTTCTACAACGTGCCCGCGCGTCGCAAGTTCCTGCGCGCCGAACGCACGGAGCTGGGCCACATCGAAGAATGGTTGCGTTCGCTCGCACTCGCACGGCCGGATGTCGAGCTGCGCGTTTCGCACAACGGCCGGCCTGCGCGGCGTTATCGCGGCGACGGCATGCTGGCCTCCACCGATCGCCTGTTCGAAACGCTCGGCGAGGAGTTCGCGAAGCACGCCTTGCGCGTCGACCATGCCGGTGCGGGCCTGCGCCTGCACGGCTGGATCGCGCAACCGGTCTACAACCGCGCGAGCGCCGACCAGCAGTATCTCTACGTCAACGGTCGCAGCGTGCGCGATCGCAATGTCGCCCACGCGGTGAAGCAGGCCTACGGCGACGTGCTCTTCCACGGGCGCCAGCCGGCCTACGTGCTGTTCCTGGAAGTCGACCCGCGCACCGTCGATGTGAACGTGCATCCGGCGAAGCACGAAGTTCGTTTCCGCGAATCGCGCCTCGTGCACGACTTCACTTATCGCACCCTGCAGCAGGCGCTCGCGGAAACGCGCGCAGGCGCGAGCGCGGATGTCGCACCGGTGACCGAAGTCGCCGCGCGCACATGGGTCGGGCCGTCGTCGTGGCAGGGCAGTGCGCAATCGGGGCTGGCGCTGCGCGTTGAAGACACCCGCGTGGCTTACGCGGCGCTCTACGGCGGATCCGGAACCGAAGTCCTCGCGCCGCCCATGCCCATGGCCGAAGCGCGTGACGACGCACCACCGCCGCTCGGCTACGCCATCGCGCAGTTGCACGGCATCTACATCCTCGCCGAGAACGCCGAAGGCCTGATCGTCGTGGACATGCACGCCGCGCACGAACGCATCGGTTACGAAAAGCTCAAGTGCGCGCACGATGGCGCGGGTCTGCGCACGCAGCCCTTGTTGGTGCCGATGAGCGTCGCCGTGTCGGAGCGCGAAGCCGACGTCGCCGAACGCGAATCCGCCACGCTCGCGGAACTGGGTTTCGAACTCACGCGCGCGGGGCCGGGCTCCCTGCGCCTGCGCAGCGTGCCCGCGCTGCTTGCCGACGGCGATGTCGAAGCGCTGCTGCGCGACGTCCTGGCCGACCTGCGCGAACACGGCGACACGCGCCGCATCGCCGCCGCACGCGACGAGTTGCTCGCGACGATGGCCTGCCACGGCGCCGTGCGCGCGAACCGGCGCCTGGGCCTTCCCGAAATGAACGCACTGCTGCGCGAGATGGAAGCGACCGAACGCTCCGGGCAGTGCAACCACGGCCGCCCCACCTGGACGCGCGTGCCGCTGGCCGACATCGACAAATGGTTCCTGCGAGGACGTTGA